In Planctomycetia bacterium, one DNA window encodes the following:
- a CDS encoding thrombospondin type 3 repeat-containing protein, giving the protein MLSFSTSRRAAIFGLICACCSLAAGQSTEAASPCVVISQVYGGGGNAGASRQNDFIELFNRGSATVNITGWSVQYTSATGSTWIKTDLSGSIPPGGYYLIQQGSSGANGAPLPTPDATGTIGMSTTTGKVALVNNTTLLSGTCPSGSQIIDFVGYGSSANCFEGAAATATLSVTTAAIRGSSGCTETDQNGTDFAAGTPNPRNSASPAHSCGLPADGDCDGVPDSSDNCPSIANPGQANADGDSAGDACDGCPADPNKIAPGICGCGVADTDTDMDGVPDCADGCPNDPAKITPGVCGCGVADTDTDMDGTPDCNDGCPEDPDKVAPGVCGCGVADTDTDMDGTADCNDGCPEDPDKIAPGICGCGVADTDTDMDGTADCNDGCPEDPDKIAPGICGCGVADTDTDMDGTADCNDGCPEDPDKVAPGVCGCGEPETDTDNDGTPDCNDGCPNDPAKTAPGQCGCGVADTDTDKDGTADCNDGCPNDPAKITPGQCGCGVADTDTDKDGVADCNDNCPGTPNPMQEDPDKDGLGDACDNCPTVANPGQENTDMDSAGDACDECPNDPAKVLAGQCGCGNPETDTDKDGVADCVDNCVDTPNSMQEDADWDVVGDACDNCPSVANPTQADNDLDGLGDACDRVPFNNSLVLEVPSGCLGNGGQFAVQLWMRQLTQNANGFQAFLSFDDTKLNYRGDLSSYSTFPLHIFPITLAQTGVGQLQLDGSTLANDPCTNQDALLATLVFDVEPGNDCMETSIDFRTQGSFVSELSCNGTPITPTNTVNTRLFTIDATGPMFTVCPKDFTVECNPSIPLEELIAPKTTGQAEAIDACSGEVPIESIAYSDNVQNGKCGEEKHIVRTWTATDACGNQATCVQNIYVADTTAPVITACVAEDASLGEGCEGQINFTATVEDNCCISSKGISVSAQLDPKSLHSTTVGTPLWKVVPDTKNPRVLHVSGYVPVSGLSGCPATVLVTINALDCCSNEATSCTDSASVVDEMAPIILCPPDVQVDCDESIDPDENPSVGYPKVGDNCTSQPVVDYTDEPGPGLGGSECPFQTVVRTWTATDACGNTASCQQTITQQDVTPPVVLFCEGDQSVTMGEDCTASISFTVAIADICCIDLKGLQIAVENVSGVTVGTPTYSICDALGSGKQSGNTLYICGEVPVSELTSCPASVKLRFSAVDCCGNASVESCCLTTTITDDTAPTIQCPKDVLLQCGDPSSPKDTGFATATDNCTTQPSVDYWDECLTNPKRIVRHWSATDACENYATCDQVITFEDDEPPVLTCPPTIYLECIDNLPGICGLGCPGALQQGCLQGQPSKAENCKEYFEEVLGGSVTDNCGDDKVQVHLLNYFIAGNPFIPQCAPSSAIIVLIYQAVDGSGNVSLPCKVVIIIQDNMPPRINAGKLPKQVDIDTACSATIPVNITVEDCNLYDVDYWYNVNGNANVSDDLEINYCSGSATISGNIYVQEVYSCQVSVDLCVSAQDACSVCQGPKQGGQGPGKSTECFTINVNNHIPPNVGCLVPTSQPSLTSSDQCDLLTVYSDAGVCGATVYYSVTADSKCGGGKVSVECMPPSGSFFPVGDTAVTCTVTDECGNTTVTEGTIRVLDVTRATATVRLNLVNAGAGYVRPIKFVARNADGCSDPICANVFFSGAAPATGTAVIELPCGQWDSLCAKDEQHTIWASQSLSIVNNEYVASAPHLLRGGDTDNDGDVDINDITQWVLTVATGPGPGPACPFVVSPATRSANFNNDANVNALDYSFFTNLAAAPGFGFPFASSCSCVPSVLGGGVELSISAKRLPAGDALRLDLNRDGVVDYRDIAVFEQRNQLPNTVSTKLRQAASQAVAVPPVSGK; this is encoded by the coding sequence ATGTTGAGTTTTTCGACGTCACGACGTGCGGCGATTTTCGGCCTGATCTGTGCTTGTTGTTCGCTGGCGGCCGGCCAGAGCACGGAGGCGGCTTCACCCTGCGTGGTGATCAGCCAGGTCTATGGCGGCGGCGGCAATGCCGGCGCGTCCAGGCAGAATGACTTCATCGAGCTGTTTAATCGCGGCTCGGCCACAGTCAACATCACCGGCTGGTCGGTTCAGTACACCTCCGCCACCGGTTCCACCTGGATCAAGACCGATCTGTCAGGAAGCATTCCGCCCGGCGGGTACTACCTGATTCAGCAAGGTTCAAGCGGCGCGAACGGTGCTCCGCTGCCAACCCCCGATGCCACGGGAACGATCGGCATGTCCACCACGACCGGCAAGGTTGCGCTGGTGAACAACACGACGCTGTTGTCGGGTACATGCCCCAGCGGTTCGCAGATTATCGACTTTGTGGGTTATGGTTCGTCGGCCAATTGTTTCGAAGGCGCTGCGGCCACCGCGACGTTGAGCGTGACGACGGCCGCCATTCGCGGCTCCAGCGGATGCACCGAGACCGATCAGAACGGCACTGACTTTGCCGCAGGCACTCCCAATCCTCGAAACAGCGCGAGCCCGGCGCACTCGTGCGGCTTGCCCGCCGACGGTGATTGCGACGGCGTTCCCGATTCCAGCGACAACTGCCCCAGCATCGCGAATCCCGGTCAGGCGAATGCCGACGGCGATTCAGCCGGCGACGCGTGCGATGGCTGTCCGGCGGATCCAAACAAGATTGCTCCGGGGATCTGCGGCTGCGGCGTGGCGGATACCGACACGGACATGGACGGCGTTCCCGATTGCGCCGACGGCTGCCCCAATGACCCCGCGAAGATTACGCCCGGCGTATGCGGCTGTGGCGTTGCGGACACCGATACGGATATGGACGGCACGCCGGACTGCAACGACGGCTGTCCGGAGGATCCCGACAAGGTCGCCCCGGGTGTTTGCGGCTGCGGCGTGGCGGATACCGACACGGACATGGACGGCACGGCGGACTGCAACGACGGCTGTCCGGAGGATCCCGACAAGATTGCTCCCGGCATCTGCGGTTGCGGCGTTGCGGACACCGATACGGACATGGACGGCACGGCGGACTGCAACGACGGCTGTCCGGAGGATCCCGACAAGATTGCTCCCGGCATCTGCGGTTGCGGCGTTGCGGACACCGACACGGACATGGACGGCACGGCGGACTGCAACGACGGCTGTCCGGAGGATCCCGACAAGGTCGCCCCGGGTGTTTGCGGTTGCGGCGAGCCGGAAACCGACACGGACAATGACGGCACGCCGGATTGCAATGACGGCTGTCCGAATGACCCCGCCAAGACTGCGCCGGGTCAGTGCGGTTGTGGCGTTGCCGATACCGACACGGACAAGGACGGTACGGCCGATTGCAATGACGGCTGTCCGAATGACCCCGCGAAGATCACTCCGGGTCAGTGCGGTTGTGGCGTTGCCGATACCGACACGGACAAGGACGGCGTAGCGGACTGTAACGACAATTGTCCGGGTACGCCGAATCCGATGCAGGAGGACCCGGACAAGGACGGCTTGGGCGATGCGTGCGACAACTGTCCGACCGTGGCCAATCCCGGACAGGAAAACACGGACATGGACAGCGCGGGCGATGCCTGCGATGAGTGCCCGAATGATCCGGCCAAGGTTCTTGCGGGTCAGTGCGGTTGCGGAAACCCCGAGACCGATACGGACAAGGACGGCGTCGCGGACTGCGTCGACAATTGTGTCGATACACCGAACTCGATGCAGGAAGACGCTGACTGGGACGTCGTTGGCGATGCGTGCGACAACTGCCCGTCGGTCGCCAATCCGACCCAGGCCGACAACGATTTGGACGGGCTGGGTGATGCCTGCGATCGCGTACCGTTCAACAACTCGCTGGTTCTGGAAGTTCCATCGGGCTGTCTCGGCAACGGCGGTCAATTCGCCGTCCAGCTCTGGATGCGCCAGTTGACGCAGAATGCCAACGGCTTCCAGGCGTTCTTGAGTTTTGACGACACGAAGCTCAACTACCGCGGCGATTTGAGTTCGTACAGCACGTTCCCGCTGCACATCTTCCCGATCACGCTTGCGCAGACGGGCGTCGGCCAGCTTCAGTTGGACGGTTCCACGCTTGCGAATGATCCGTGCACGAACCAGGACGCGCTGCTCGCGACGCTGGTATTCGACGTCGAGCCGGGCAACGACTGCATGGAGACGAGCATCGATTTCCGAACGCAAGGCTCGTTTGTTTCCGAGCTAAGTTGCAACGGCACACCGATCACGCCGACGAACACGGTGAACACGCGCCTGTTCACGATCGACGCGACGGGGCCGATGTTCACGGTTTGCCCGAAGGACTTCACCGTCGAGTGCAATCCGTCGATCCCGCTTGAGGAACTCATCGCTCCGAAGACGACCGGCCAGGCCGAGGCCATTGATGCGTGCAGCGGCGAAGTGCCGATTGAGAGCATCGCATACAGCGACAATGTTCAAAACGGCAAGTGCGGCGAAGAGAAGCACATCGTCCGCACCTGGACAGCCACCGACGCTTGTGGAAATCAGGCGACCTGCGTTCAGAACATCTACGTGGCGGATACGACCGCACCGGTGATCACCGCCTGCGTCGCCGAGGATGCGAGCCTGGGCGAGGGCTGCGAAGGCCAGATTAACTTCACCGCCACCGTCGAAGACAACTGCTGCATCAGCTCGAAGGGCATCTCGGTCAGCGCCCAGCTTGACCCCAAGAGCCTGCACAGCACGACGGTCGGAACGCCGCTGTGGAAAGTCGTGCCGGATACGAAGAATCCCAGAGTTCTCCATGTGTCCGGCTACGTTCCGGTCTCCGGCCTGTCCGGCTGCCCGGCGACGGTTCTGGTGACCATCAATGCGTTGGATTGCTGCTCGAATGAGGCCACGTCCTGCACCGACAGCGCCAGCGTGGTCGATGAGATGGCTCCCATCATTCTCTGCCCTCCGGATGTTCAGGTCGATTGCGATGAGTCCATTGATCCGGATGAGAACCCCAGTGTGGGTTACCCGAAGGTCGGCGACAACTGCACCAGCCAGCCCGTGGTCGACTACACGGACGAGCCCGGTCCGGGATTGGGCGGCAGCGAATGCCCGTTCCAGACGGTTGTTCGCACCTGGACAGCGACGGATGCCTGCGGCAACACCGCGTCCTGTCAGCAGACGATCACGCAGCAGGACGTGACGCCGCCGGTGGTTCTGTTCTGTGAGGGCGACCAGTCGGTGACGATGGGCGAGGATTGCACGGCGTCCATCTCCTTCACGGTTGCCATCGCGGACATTTGCTGCATCGATCTCAAGGGACTTCAGATCGCGGTAGAAAACGTTTCGGGTGTGACGGTGGGCACGCCGACTTACAGCATCTGCGATGCGCTGGGAAGCGGTAAGCAATCGGGCAACACGCTCTACATTTGCGGCGAAGTCCCAGTCAGCGAACTGACGAGCTGCCCGGCCTCCGTGAAGCTGCGATTCTCGGCGGTGGACTGCTGCGGCAATGCATCCGTTGAGAGCTGCTGCCTGACCACGACGATTACCGACGATACGGCACCGACCATCCAGTGCCCGAAGGATGTCCTCTTGCAGTGCGGCGATCCGTCGTCTCCGAAGGACACGGGCTTCGCCACGGCGACGGACAACTGCACGACGCAGCCGAGCGTGGATTACTGGGACGAGTGCCTGACGAATCCGAAGCGGATCGTCCGGCACTGGTCGGCCACGGATGCGTGCGAGAACTACGCGACGTGCGACCAGGTCATCACCTTTGAGGATGACGAGCCTCCGGTCCTGACCTGTCCGCCGACGATTTATCTGGAGTGCATCGATAATCTGCCGGGCATCTGCGGGCTGGGGTGCCCGGGAGCGCTCCAGCAGGGCTGCCTCCAGGGCCAGCCCTCGAAGGCGGAAAACTGCAAGGAGTACTTCGAGGAAGTGCTGGGCGGTTCCGTTACCGACAATTGCGGAGATGACAAGGTTCAGGTGCATTTGCTGAACTATTTCATCGCGGGCAACCCGTTCATTCCGCAATGCGCGCCGAGTTCGGCGATCATTGTTCTGATCTATCAAGCCGTTGATGGCTCGGGGAACGTCTCGTTGCCCTGCAAGGTGGTCATCATCATCCAGGACAACATGCCGCCGCGAATCAACGCTGGCAAGTTGCCGAAGCAAGTGGACATCGACACGGCGTGCTCGGCCACGATCCCGGTGAACATCACGGTGGAGGATTGCAACCTCTACGACGTGGATTACTGGTACAACGTGAACGGGAATGCCAACGTATCGGATGATTTGGAGATCAACTACTGCTCCGGATCCGCGACGATCAGCGGCAACATCTACGTTCAAGAAGTGTATTCGTGCCAGGTCTCGGTCGATCTATGCGTGAGTGCCCAGGATGCGTGTTCCGTGTGCCAGGGGCCGAAGCAGGGCGGACAAGGTCCGGGCAAATCGACGGAGTGTTTCACGATCAACGTGAATAATCACATTCCGCCGAACGTCGGTTGCCTTGTGCCGACGTCGCAACCGAGTCTGACCTCGTCGGATCAGTGCGATCTGCTGACGGTGTACTCCGATGCCGGCGTCTGCGGTGCGACCGTGTACTACTCGGTCACGGCCGATTCCAAGTGCGGCGGCGGAAAGGTCAGCGTCGAATGCATGCCGCCTTCGGGCAGCTTCTTCCCGGTCGGCGATACGGCGGTCACTTGTACGGTGACCGATGAGTGCGGAAATACGACCGTGACCGAGGGCACGATCCGCGTACTGGACGTGACCCGGGCAACGGCGACCGTCCGGCTGAACCTCGTAAACGCCGGTGCGGGGTATGTCCGCCCGATCAAGTTTGTCGCGCGCAACGCCGACGGATGTTCGGACCCGATCTGTGCCAATGTGTTCTTCAGTGGCGCCGCGCCGGCAACCGGGACGGCGGTCATTGAGCTTCCGTGCGGCCAGTGGGACAGCCTGTGCGCCAAAGATGAGCAACACACCATCTGGGCGTCACAGTCTCTTTCGATCGTCAACAACGAATACGTGGCGTCGGCGCCGCACCTGCTCCGCGGCGGCGATACCGACAACGACGGCGACGTGGACATCAACGACATCACGCAGTGGGTGTTGACGGTGGCCACCGGTCCGGGCCCGGGTCCGGCCTGTCCGTTCGTGGTCAGTCCGGCGACGCGCAGCGCCAACTTCAACAATGACGCCAACGTGAATGCGCTGGATTACAGCTTCTTCACGAACCTGGCGGCAGCGCCCGGCTTCGGGTTCCCGTTCGCATCCAGTTGCAGTTGTGTCCCCTCGGTCCTGGGCGGCGGCGTGGAATTGTCGATTTCGGCGAAGCGCCTGCCGGCTGGGGATGCCTTGCGGCTCGACCTCAACCGGGACGGCGTCGTGGACTATCGCGATATCGCCGTCTTCGAGCAGCGGAACCAGTTGCCGAACACGGTATCGACGAAGCTGCGGCAGGCGGCCTCCCAGGCGGTCGCCGTGCCGCCCGTGAGCGGCAAGTAG
- a CDS encoding 2-oxo acid dehydrogenase subunit E2, whose translation MAKDFKLPDLGEGIHEAQIIKVMVKEGDTVQPDQAIMEVETDKAAVELPVPFGGTISKLNVKVGDTVKVGSVLLSVGEAGEAAGSAPAKAEASKAAPAKSVAMAAAPAMPARTSEPTAVVSEAPRRGEGPIPAAPAVRRYAREQGVDLAVVHGTGPGGRIVREDVERYLVSGGSPTSAAQPSSGSRGTSVAEPSRAAAAPMSYGGDGAAPRSMPAEPMPDFSQWGPVRREALPQIRKTISRQMVRSYLTIPHVMHADEVDVTDLEDFRKRQGEALASTGAKLTLTAFVVKAVAGALRQFPTFNASYDEAASEMVFKDYVHIGVAVDSPKGLMVPVVRDADRKGLVSISKEMKELADKAREFKLDVAAMRGGTFTVTNVGALGGTMATPIINYPEVAILGMGKLEWKPVVRDMQIVPRKILPLFLSFDHRVIDGADGARFIRAVIGYLENPLNLLLV comes from the coding sequence ATGGCCAAAGATTTCAAGCTGCCGGACTTGGGCGAAGGCATTCACGAGGCGCAAATCATCAAGGTGATGGTCAAGGAGGGCGACACGGTTCAGCCCGATCAGGCCATCATGGAAGTCGAAACGGACAAGGCCGCCGTGGAGCTGCCGGTCCCATTCGGCGGCACGATCAGCAAGTTGAATGTGAAAGTCGGCGACACGGTCAAGGTCGGTTCGGTGCTCTTGAGCGTCGGCGAGGCCGGCGAGGCGGCCGGTTCCGCGCCCGCCAAGGCGGAAGCGTCCAAGGCCGCGCCCGCGAAGTCGGTCGCCATGGCGGCTGCTCCAGCCATGCCTGCACGAACATCGGAGCCGACGGCCGTGGTTTCCGAAGCGCCACGTCGCGGTGAAGGACCGATTCCGGCAGCGCCGGCGGTTCGGCGCTATGCGCGCGAGCAGGGCGTTGACTTGGCGGTGGTTCACGGCACCGGTCCGGGCGGGCGGATCGTCCGCGAGGATGTGGAGCGCTATCTCGTGTCTGGTGGATCGCCGACCAGCGCGGCGCAACCGAGCAGCGGGTCGCGCGGGACCTCCGTCGCGGAACCGAGTCGCGCCGCGGCGGCTCCGATGAGCTACGGCGGAGACGGCGCCGCGCCGCGATCGATGCCGGCCGAGCCGATGCCGGACTTCTCGCAGTGGGGCCCCGTGCGCCGCGAGGCGCTGCCGCAGATTCGCAAGACGATATCACGCCAAATGGTGAGATCGTATCTGACAATCCCGCATGTGATGCACGCCGACGAAGTGGACGTGACGGACCTGGAAGATTTCCGCAAGCGCCAGGGCGAAGCGCTGGCGAGCACCGGTGCGAAGCTGACGCTGACGGCGTTCGTTGTGAAGGCCGTGGCGGGCGCGCTGCGACAGTTCCCGACGTTCAATGCGTCGTACGACGAGGCGGCCTCGGAGATGGTGTTCAAGGATTACGTACACATCGGCGTGGCGGTGGATTCACCGAAGGGCCTGATGGTCCCCGTGGTGCGCGATGCGGATCGCAAGGGGTTGGTGAGCATCTCGAAGGAGATGAAGGAACTGGCCGACAAGGCGCGGGAGTTCAAGCTGGATGTGGCGGCGATGCGCGGCGGCACGTTTACCGTGACGAATGTCGGCGCGCTGGGCGGCACGATGGCCACGCCGATCATCAACTACCCCGAAGTGGCGATCCTCGGCATGGGCAAGCTGGAATGGAAGCCGGTCGTGCGCGACATGCAGATCGTCCCGCGAAAGATCCTGCCGCTGTTTCTGTCGTTCGACCATCGCGTGATCGACGGGGCCGACGGCGCGCGGTTCATCCGTGCGGTGATCGGGTACCTTGAGAACCCGCTGAATTTGCTGCTGGTCTGA
- a CDS encoding outer membrane lipoprotein-sorting protein — MSNRLRSVPALAILGLLLAAPVHADTLEAVEKKLAEQSRKTTSLSMKMKTVSDVSGEGFKSITTIDGTYEYMTDGKKTLTRIDVSTKTQMELGGTRQNIDAKSLTISDGEVMWMLSEQSGQKMVSKMKADEKQMTNWREDMKEWYNLKLLPDETVDGKPCYVIEMTPKKAPAAAAEYRTVQYYQKDTGVVVKAVSYGADRKPVSTTTYSDIKINPKLDKGRFTFTPPAGVPVMDMTQNAGFNSSGG; from the coding sequence ATGTCGAATCGCCTGCGAAGTGTCCCGGCTCTTGCAATCCTCGGATTATTACTTGCCGCGCCGGTTCATGCCGACACGCTCGAAGCCGTCGAGAAGAAGCTCGCGGAGCAGTCCCGCAAGACGACCTCCCTGTCCATGAAAATGAAGACCGTTTCCGATGTCAGCGGCGAGGGCTTCAAGTCGATAACCACCATCGACGGGACGTATGAGTACATGACGGACGGCAAGAAGACGCTGACGCGCATCGACGTGTCAACCAAGACTCAAATGGAACTGGGTGGGACCCGGCAGAACATCGACGCCAAGTCCCTCACCATCAGCGACGGCGAGGTCATGTGGATGCTATCCGAGCAGAGCGGCCAGAAAATGGTCTCGAAGATGAAGGCGGACGAAAAGCAGATGACCAACTGGCGCGAGGACATGAAGGAGTGGTACAATCTGAAGCTGCTCCCCGACGAAACCGTCGACGGCAAGCCGTGTTACGTCATCGAGATGACACCGAAGAAAGCTCCCGCCGCCGCGGCCGAATACCGAACGGTGCAGTACTATCAGAAAGACACGGGCGTCGTCGTCAAGGCCGTCAGCTACGGCGCGGACCGCAAGCCCGTCTCCACGACGACGTATTCGGACATCAAAATCAATCCCAAGCTCGACAAGGGCCGCTTCACGTTCACGCCGCCGGCTGGTGTCCCGGTCATGGACATGACCCAGAACGCCGGGTTCAACTCCTCGGGCGGCTGA
- a CDS encoding thrombospondin type 3 repeat-containing protein yields the protein MKNGIVNNCSFFQFGIVERFRKFGAAAVIAMFLLLGATTESRAFFGGDMDGDGIDDVVDNCPDVANPDQFDADGDNLGDDCDNCLFDPNPGQEDLDTDGVGDACDLCPVEFDPGQEDLDTDGVGDACDNCPGTSNPAPQADADGDGLGDDCDGCPTDPNKTVPGACGCGVADTDSDSDGTPDCNDGCPNDAAKIAPGQCGCGNPDTDTDGDGTADCNDGCPDDDNKTAAGACGCGNSDADADGNGTPDCLDDDNGNTNGNENQNQNNNGNSNGNDNVPTPNPSPEACGVTCGPGMGTMMPLVGIFLIGMRRRGRPRRTVS from the coding sequence ATGAAGAACGGCATCGTCAACAATTGTTCATTCTTCCAGTTCGGCATCGTGGAACGGTTTAGAAAGTTCGGAGCCGCGGCGGTCATCGCGATGTTCCTGCTGCTGGGCGCGACCACCGAGTCGCGCGCCTTCTTCGGGGGCGATATGGACGGAGACGGCATCGACGATGTCGTCGACAATTGCCCAGACGTCGCCAATCCCGATCAATTTGACGCGGACGGCGACAACCTCGGCGATGATTGTGATAATTGTCTATTTGATCCCAATCCCGGCCAGGAGGATCTCGACACCGACGGCGTCGGCGACGCCTGCGATCTCTGCCCCGTGGAATTCGATCCCGGCCAGGAGGATCTCGACACCGACGGCGTCGGCGACGCCTGCGACAATTGCCCCGGTACGTCCAACCCCGCTCCCCAGGCCGATGCGGACGGTGACGGCCTCGGCGATGATTGCGACGGATGCCCTACTGATCCGAACAAAACCGTGCCCGGCGCTTGCGGTTGTGGCGTGGCTGATACCGACAGCGACAGCGACGGTACACCGGACTGCAACGACGGCTGCCCCAACGATGCCGCCAAAATAGCCCCCGGCCAGTGCGGTTGCGGCAATCCCGATACCGACACGGACGGCGACGGCACGGCCGACTGCAACGACGGCTGCCCCGATGACGACAACAAGACGGCGGCCGGCGCGTGCGGGTGCGGCAATTCGGATGCCGACGCCGACGGCAATGGCACGCCTGATTGTCTGGACGATGACAACGGCAACACCAACGGGAACGAGAACCAGAACCAAAACAACAACGGCAATTCGAATGGCAACGACAACGTGCCGACGCCCAATCCCAGTCCAGAGGCCTGCGGTGTGACCTGCGGCCCCGGCATGGGCACGATGATGCCGCTCGTGGGCATCTTCCTGATCGGCATGCGACGCCGTGGACGTCCTCGGCGCACGGTTTCCTGA
- a CDS encoding enterochelin esterase: MKRGAGATALMLLSLAIVSGVRGEPPPASQRAKSARVQFALTFDRKLHPDPFTGRVIVYLDTDLKSEPRLGYSWTTRRPVFGHDVTNWKPGEPITIQPATGYPHDLADLPPGRYVAQAVMHTNPDVPHSGDAPGNLYSKPVEFELADTDAAEPTTVALKIRRRVKKEEKSLDTPTMKSIKYRSPLLSTFHGRDIFLRAVVELPKEYAEQAERRFPAVYVIPGFGGDHLQTAVLAGMMLRNPKTPFVRVSLDATCPLGHHTFADSANNGPYGTALVEELIPWLEKEYRLISEASARLLTGHSSGGWSTLWLQISYPDTFGGTWSTSPDPVTFADFTGVNLYDPNTNFYTDAEGEPRPIMRQNGRVILLLRDFVRMEDAIGPGGQMHSFEAVFSPRGPNGRPRPLFDRQTGAIDAETVQAWRKKYDIVEKLRREWPTLGPKLKGKITVIMGEEDNFYLAGAAHRLKDALAELGSDARVIIEPGKDHGSIMMTKPFQAIMSEMCEKFLAAHPQASENDDHP, from the coding sequence TTGAAGCGCGGCGCCGGGGCGACCGCCCTGATGCTGCTGTCCCTGGCGATCGTCAGTGGTGTGCGCGGCGAGCCGCCTCCCGCATCGCAACGCGCGAAGTCAGCCCGCGTGCAGTTCGCGCTGACGTTCGATCGCAAACTCCATCCGGACCCGTTCACCGGTCGCGTCATCGTCTATCTCGACACCGATCTGAAATCCGAACCGCGGCTTGGTTACTCGTGGACGACGCGCCGCCCCGTCTTCGGACACGACGTGACGAACTGGAAGCCCGGCGAACCGATCACAATCCAACCGGCAACCGGTTACCCGCATGACTTGGCCGATCTGCCGCCCGGACGATACGTCGCACAGGCCGTCATGCATACCAATCCGGACGTGCCTCACAGCGGCGATGCGCCGGGAAACTTGTATTCCAAACCGGTCGAGTTCGAGTTGGCCGATACCGATGCAGCGGAGCCGACAACCGTCGCGCTGAAGATCCGCCGGCGTGTCAAGAAGGAGGAGAAATCACTCGACACGCCGACGATGAAGTCAATCAAGTATCGCAGCCCCCTGCTCTCGACGTTTCACGGGCGTGATATTTTTCTCCGCGCGGTCGTCGAGTTGCCAAAGGAGTATGCAGAGCAGGCGGAACGGCGTTTCCCGGCTGTCTATGTCATTCCCGGGTTCGGCGGTGACCATTTGCAGACCGCCGTGTTAGCCGGCATGATGCTTCGCAATCCGAAGACGCCGTTTGTCCGCGTGAGCCTCGATGCGACCTGCCCGCTGGGGCATCACACCTTCGCGGATTCCGCCAACAACGGGCCGTATGGGACCGCGCTGGTGGAAGAACTGATCCCCTGGTTGGAAAAAGAATACCGTCTTATCTCCGAGGCATCGGCCCGGCTGCTCACCGGCCATTCCTCCGGCGGCTGGTCCACGCTCTGGTTGCAGATCAGTTACCCTGACACCTTCGGCGGCACCTGGTCCACCTCGCCCGACCCGGTCACCTTTGCCGATTTCACCGGTGTCAATCTGTATGACCCCAACACCAACTTCTACACCGATGCCGAAGGCGAGCCGCGCCCGATCATGCGGCAGAACGGCCGCGTCATCCTGCTGCTTCGCGACTTTGTGCGGATGGAAGACGCCATCGGCCCCGGCGGGCAGATGCATTCGTTCGAAGCCGTGTTCAGCCCGCGTGGTCCGAACGGCCGCCCCAGGCCGCTGTTTGACCGCCAGACCGGCGCGATTGATGCCGAGACGGTGCAGGCGTGGCGGAAAAAATATGACATTGTCGAGAAGCTACGGCGCGAGTGGCCGACGCTGGGGCCGAAGTTGAAGGGGAAAATCACGGTCATCATGGGCGAGGAGGATAATTTCTACCTCGCCGGCGCGGCGCATCGGCTCAAGGATGCGCTCGCTGAACTGGGCAGCGACGCCCGCGTCATCATCGAGCCGGGCAAGGACCACGGATCGATCATGATGACCAAGCCGTTCCAGGCGATCATGTCAGAAATGTGCGAGAAGTTCCTTGCGGCCCATCCGCAGGCGAGCGAGAACGACGACCATCCTTAA